Proteins from a genomic interval of Hydrogenophaga sp. PAMC20947:
- the crcB gene encoding fluoride efflux transporter CrcB, with amino-acid sequence MPAAIAICLGASLGALARWRLALWFNHGHALIPWGTLVANWVGAYIIGMAVVYFQNQTQIDPVWRLAIVTGFLGALTTFSTFSVEVVSMLQHGRWMLAMGTTSLHVFGSLLLTWAGMRSVASLWPVSL; translated from the coding sequence ATGCCCGCCGCCATCGCCATCTGTCTCGGTGCTTCGCTGGGCGCTCTGGCGCGTTGGCGGCTGGCCCTGTGGTTCAACCACGGCCACGCCCTGATCCCCTGGGGCACGCTGGTCGCGAACTGGGTGGGCGCTTACATCATCGGCATGGCGGTGGTCTATTTCCAGAACCAGACCCAGATCGACCCGGTCTGGCGCCTGGCCATCGTGACCGGTTTTCTGGGTGCTTTGACCACGTTTTCCACGTTCTCTGTGGAAGTGGTGAGCATGTTGCAGCACGGGCGCTGGATGCTGGCGATGGGCACCACCAGCTTGCATGTATTCGGCTCACTGTTGCTCACTTGGGCCGGCATGCGCTCGGTCGCCAGCCTGTGGCCGGTCAGCCTTTGA
- a CDS encoding recombination-associated protein RdgC encodes MFKNVTVYRIAPGWAPTLEAMEAALDALRFVPCGASQDKSVGWTEPRGEAHGPLVESVAGQRILKFVMETKAVPGDIVREKAQEEADHIEATTGRKPGKKETKSLREDALQALLPMAFPRRGSVWVWIDPVNGLLVTDASSQSKVDELVTSLVNVFNDLNVTLLQTAVTPQTSMTNWLSAESPDEWPKGFNIERECELKSGDEEKSVVKFTRHNLATEEVRKHITEGKLPTKLAMSWEGRIGFMLTEAMQLKKIAFLEGVFDDRASDDESGFDTDVALSTGELQKLIPELIAALGGELAFGEMPTGTTGSAVEASPNARKPHGEAVTAVGEGDAPF; translated from the coding sequence GTGTTCAAAAATGTGACCGTCTACCGCATCGCGCCCGGCTGGGCCCCGACACTGGAGGCCATGGAAGCCGCACTCGACGCGCTGCGCTTTGTGCCTTGTGGGGCCTCCCAAGACAAATCGGTGGGCTGGACGGAGCCACGCGGAGAAGCGCATGGCCCGTTGGTGGAATCGGTCGCTGGCCAGCGCATCCTGAAATTCGTGATGGAAACCAAGGCCGTGCCCGGCGACATCGTGCGCGAAAAAGCCCAGGAAGAAGCCGACCACATCGAAGCAACCACCGGCCGCAAGCCTGGCAAGAAAGAAACCAAAAGCCTGCGCGAAGACGCGCTGCAGGCCTTGCTGCCCATGGCTTTTCCGCGCCGCGGCAGCGTGTGGGTCTGGATCGACCCGGTCAACGGCCTGCTGGTCACCGACGCCAGCAGCCAAAGCAAGGTGGACGAACTGGTGACCTCCCTAGTCAACGTGTTCAACGACCTGAACGTCACCCTGCTGCAAACCGCCGTCACGCCGCAAACGTCCATGACGAACTGGCTGTCTGCCGAATCGCCCGACGAATGGCCCAAGGGTTTCAACATTGAGCGGGAATGTGAGCTCAAGTCGGGCGACGAAGAGAAGTCGGTCGTCAAATTCACCCGCCACAACCTCGCCACCGAAGAGGTGCGCAAACACATCACCGAGGGCAAGCTGCCCACCAAACTGGCCATGAGCTGGGAAGGCCGCATTGGGTTCATGCTCACCGAAGCCATGCAGCTGAAAAAGATCGCCTTTCTGGAAGGCGTGTTCGACGACCGCGCCAGCGACGACGAAAGCGGATTCGACACCGACGTGGCGCTCAGCACCGGCGAGCTGCAAAAGCTCATCCCCGAGCTGATCGCAGCCCTGGGTGGCGAACTCGCCTTTGGCGAAATGCCCACCGGAACCACCGGGTCAGCAGTTGAAGCCAGCCCCAACGCCCGCAAGCCCCACGGCGAAGCCGTGACCGCGGTGGGCGAAGGCGACGCACCCTTCTGA
- a CDS encoding OsmC family protein, with the protein MSENASVTITRQSGYQFLVDFGHDLPTLLADEPTPLGEGSGPAPDHMLLAAVANCLSASLLFALQKFKQDPGTLVATATPVMGRNAEKRLRIEAINVKLELGQPASDIEHLDRVLDQFEAFCTVSMSVREGIAINVQVQDGAGVLIKG; encoded by the coding sequence ATGAGCGAAAACGCCAGCGTCACCATCACCCGCCAGTCGGGCTACCAGTTTTTGGTCGATTTTGGGCACGATTTGCCCACTTTATTGGCCGATGAGCCCACACCCCTGGGCGAGGGCAGCGGCCCAGCCCCTGACCACATGCTGCTCGCCGCCGTGGCCAACTGCCTGAGCGCCAGCCTGCTGTTCGCGCTGCAAAAATTCAAGCAAGACCCCGGCACCCTGGTCGCCACCGCCACGCCAGTGATGGGGCGCAACGCCGAGAAGCGCCTGCGCATTGAAGCGATCAACGTGAAACTGGAGCTGGGCCAGCCTGCCAGCGACATTGAACACCTGGACCGCGTGCTGGATCAGTTTGAAGCGTTTTGCACGGTGTCCATGAGCGTTCGCGAGGGGATCGCGATCAATGTGCAGGTGCAGGATGGGGCGGGGGTTTTGATCAAAGGCTGA
- the lapB gene encoding lipopolysaccharide assembly protein LapB: protein MDIDYTWLLWGLPVVFALGWVASRLDLRQWRIESRQTPKAYFRGLNHLLNEQQDQAIDAFIEAVQGDPDTAELHFALGNLFRRRGDYDRAVRVHEHLLARADINHKDRDRAQHALALDFLKAGLLDRAEAALHKLDGTAFEGEALLALLSIYERSRDWPQAQVVAQKLEAAEQGSFTPRLAHYLCEEAELARANGDSEKALALLEDATRRAPQLARGWLALAAIKTQKGDAAGAYSVLLRLAQQAPQGLPLAAAPLAELAKQLHKETETTVLLQAAHEHAPSLDITEALAKLAPDASTARARYLGHLEREPSLVIATQWLTGETLSNPQAQKQVLHALEQASNPLKRYRCAACGFEARQHFWQCPGCQSWDSYPARRVEEL, encoded by the coding sequence TGTGGGGATTGCCCGTGGTTTTCGCTCTGGGCTGGGTGGCCTCCCGATTGGATCTGCGCCAGTGGCGCATTGAGAGCCGCCAGACACCCAAAGCCTACTTCCGTGGTCTGAACCACCTGCTCAACGAGCAACAGGATCAGGCCATCGACGCCTTTATCGAGGCGGTACAAGGCGATCCAGACACCGCAGAGCTCCACTTTGCCCTCGGCAACTTGTTCCGCAGGCGTGGCGACTACGACCGTGCTGTGCGGGTACACGAGCATTTGCTGGCCCGCGCAGACATCAACCACAAAGACCGCGATCGCGCCCAACATGCCCTGGCGCTCGATTTTTTGAAAGCTGGCCTGCTGGACCGTGCCGAAGCGGCTTTGCACAAGCTCGATGGCACCGCCTTTGAGGGCGAGGCGCTGCTGGCCCTGCTGTCGATCTACGAGCGGTCGCGCGACTGGCCCCAAGCCCAAGTGGTGGCCCAAAAGCTCGAAGCCGCTGAGCAGGGCTCCTTCACGCCCCGACTCGCTCACTACCTCTGTGAAGAAGCCGAGCTCGCGCGCGCCAACGGAGATTCAGAGAAAGCGCTGGCCTTGCTCGAAGACGCCACCCGCCGTGCGCCTCAACTGGCGCGGGGTTGGCTCGCGCTCGCAGCGATCAAGACCCAGAAGGGTGACGCTGCGGGGGCCTACAGCGTCTTGCTGCGTCTGGCCCAACAAGCGCCTCAAGGACTGCCCCTGGCGGCAGCGCCTTTGGCCGAACTGGCGAAGCAGTTGCACAAAGAGACGGAAACCACGGTCTTGCTCCAAGCGGCGCATGAACATGCGCCCTCGCTCGACATCACGGAAGCACTGGCCAAACTCGCGCCGGATGCGTCCACCGCCCGTGCACGCTACCTCGGTCACCTCGAACGCGAGCCTTCGCTGGTGATCGCCACGCAGTGGTTAACGGGCGAAACCCTGTCCAATCCGCAGGCCCAAAAGCAAGTGCTCCATGCGCTGGAACAAGCCAGCAACCCACTCAAACGCTACCGCTGTGCAGCCTGTGGGTTTGAAGCGCGCCAGCACTTCTGGCAATGCCCAGGCTGCCAAAGCTGGGACAGCTACCCGGCCAGAAGAGTCGAAGAATTGTGA